Proteins encoded by one window of Chryseobacterium foetidum:
- a CDS encoding O-acetyl-ADP-ribose deacetylase, translating to MKIELIKADITKIKADAIVNAANSSLMGGGGVDGAIHRAGGKQILEECTEIRNRQGKCKTGQAVVTTAGNLPAKYVIHTVGPIWNNDEGICSQLLADCYKNSLKLAESLGVKTISFPNISTGVYRFPKELAGEIAVREVQNFQSEIIEKIVFVCFDDENEMIYKRLLNL from the coding sequence ATGAAAATTGAATTAATCAAAGCCGACATCACAAAAATCAAAGCCGATGCGATTGTCAACGCAGCCAATTCATCATTAATGGGCGGCGGTGGCGTGGATGGAGCTATTCACAGGGCAGGAGGGAAACAGATTTTGGAGGAATGTACTGAAATTAGAAACAGGCAGGGAAAATGTAAAACGGGGCAGGCTGTGGTCACAACTGCCGGAAATCTTCCTGCAAAATACGTTATCCACACTGTCGGGCCGATTTGGAATAATGATGAAGGAATATGTTCACAGCTTTTGGCAGATTGTTATAAAAATTCTTTAAAATTAGCTGAAAGTTTAGGTGTAAAGACCATTTCATTTCCCAATATCAGCACGGGCGTTTACAGATTTCCAAAAGAACTGGCTGGAGAAATTGCAGTTCGTGAAGTCCAGAATTTCCAATCTGAAATCATTGAAAAAATTGTTTTCGTTTGCTTTGATGATGAAAATGAAATGATTTATAAACGGCTTTTAAATCTTTAA
- a CDS encoding NUDIX hydrolase: MDSPKNLQDIKVAVDAVIFGYFDKKDLQILLIKRNIDPFKGGWALPGGLVLDDENLDDAVKRELQEEAGIKPDFLEQLYTFGNVGRDPRNRVVSVAYLGLVNPSYHELFADSDADDAKWFSVNQLTKLAFDHQTIIDIALKRLRTKIQYQPIGFNLLNDEFVFSELENLYTTIIGKEIDRRNFRKKMMSYGLLNETNNFKKEGSGRPGKLFTFNQEKYRELEEEGFYFEIK, translated from the coding sequence ATGGATTCTCCAAAAAATTTACAGGATATTAAAGTTGCCGTCGACGCCGTTATTTTCGGGTATTTTGATAAGAAAGATTTACAGATTCTTTTAATTAAAAGAAATATTGATCCATTCAAAGGTGGATGGGCTTTGCCTGGAGGTTTGGTTTTGGATGATGAAAATCTTGACGATGCCGTAAAAAGAGAACTGCAGGAAGAAGCTGGCATTAAACCGGATTTTCTGGAGCAATTGTACACTTTTGGAAATGTAGGTAGGGATCCGAGAAATAGGGTGGTTTCTGTGGCTTATTTAGGTTTGGTGAATCCTTCTTATCATGAATTGTTTGCCGATTCTGATGCAGATGATGCAAAATGGTTCAGTGTGAATCAGCTTACAAAACTGGCTTTCGACCATCAGACCATTATTGATATTGCCCTAAAAAGACTTCGTACAAAAATTCAGTATCAGCCCATTGGTTTTAATCTTCTGAATGATGAGTTTGTATTTTCTGAACTTGAAAATCTCTATACAACCATCATCGGAAAGGAAATCGACAGAAGGAATTTTAGGAAAAAAATGATGAGTTACGGTCTTCTTAATGAAACCAATAACTTTAAAAAGGAGGGCAGTGGCAGACCAGGGAAATTGTTTACTTTTAATCAGGAAAAATACAGAGAGCTTGAGGAAGAAGGTTTTTATTTTGAGATAAAATGA
- a CDS encoding AAA family ATPase has protein sequence MKGFVFGKFYPFHLGHQKMIEFALTKGSVTVLVCAETNEKIDGKTRQKWIKETFKNDQNLKVKVFSYNEDDFPNSSVSDWEISKKWSEVFNEYFKEENFLVTSEEYGEMLSEIMDIDHFMFDENRENVQISASKIRENIFDKWNFLPLSVQKYFALKVVFLGTESTGKTFLANTLSEVFKSNKVSEAGRDLIQNSKEFQFEDLEKVLSEHADRIENVDFSKSFLTLIDTDCHITKSYSEFIFNKKLVVPDEILETNKADLYLYLTKDAEYIQDGTRLDIDERNHLDDSHRNVLRENGIEFQEISGSLKDREDSASKYILRLIDERSQILNFNQ, from the coding sequence ATGAAGGGTTTCGTATTTGGAAAATTTTATCCGTTTCATCTCGGTCATCAGAAAATGATTGAATTTGCCCTGACGAAAGGTAGCGTGACCGTTTTAGTCTGTGCGGAAACCAACGAAAAAATTGATGGGAAAACACGTCAAAAGTGGATAAAAGAGACTTTTAAAAATGATCAAAATCTCAAAGTAAAAGTTTTCAGTTATAATGAAGATGATTTTCCGAATTCTTCTGTTTCAGATTGGGAAATTTCAAAGAAATGGAGTGAGGTTTTTAATGAATATTTTAAAGAAGAAAATTTTCTGGTAACGTCTGAAGAATATGGCGAAATGCTTTCTGAGATTATGGACATCGATCATTTTATGTTTGATGAAAATCGGGAAAATGTTCAAATTTCAGCTTCAAAAATAAGAGAAAATATATTTGATAAATGGAATTTCCTTCCATTATCTGTTCAAAAATATTTTGCATTAAAGGTCGTTTTTCTGGGAACAGAATCTACGGGAAAAACGTTTTTGGCCAATACATTATCCGAAGTTTTTAAATCAAATAAAGTTTCGGAAGCGGGGAGAGATTTAATTCAGAATTCAAAAGAATTTCAATTTGAAGATTTGGAGAAAGTTTTGTCCGAACATGCCGATCGTATTGAAAATGTGGATTTTTCAAAAAGTTTTTTAACCTTGATTGATACCGATTGCCATATCACAAAATCGTATTCTGAATTTATTTTTAATAAAAAATTGGTTGTTCCGGATGAAATTTTAGAAACAAACAAAGCAGATTTATATCTTTATTTAACCAAAGATGCAGAGTATATTCAGGACGGAACAAGGCTTGATATCGATGAAAGAAATCATTTGGATGATAGCCATAGGAACGTTTTAAGAGAAAATGGAATTGAGTTTCAGGAAATTTCCGGAAGCTTGAAAGATAGGGAGGATTCGGCCTCAAAATATATTCTGAGACTGATTGACGAAAGGAGTCAGATTTTAAATTTTAATCAATGA
- a CDS encoding YfbM family protein, giving the protein MGMIGNLLRVTNSELENYLKDSTLLEAVIYEDESENENLTDIDKAWEGIIFLLTGEGIASSEHRLTRVLFSGQLIDEDQDLGYGPAHFLKPDEVLELHYEISKITIEDLKQRFNPEKMSEEGIYPEIWEEGEDAFDYLAEEFVAVQKTFAKAAQNSEAIITFIN; this is encoded by the coding sequence ATGGGAATGATTGGAAATTTACTTAGAGTAACGAATTCTGAGCTTGAAAACTATTTAAAGGACAGTACACTTTTAGAGGCTGTAATTTATGAAGACGAATCAGAAAATGAAAACCTAACTGATATAGACAAGGCTTGGGAAGGAATAATTTTTTTGCTTACTGGAGAGGGTATAGCAAGTTCGGAGCATCGTCTTACAAGAGTTTTGTTTAGTGGACAACTTATTGATGAAGATCAGGATTTAGGTTATGGTCCAGCTCATTTTTTAAAACCTGATGAAGTTTTAGAGCTGCATTACGAAATCTCGAAAATAACGATTGAAGATTTAAAGCAGAGATTTAATCCTGAAAAAATGTCAGAAGAAGGAATCTATCCCGAAATTTGGGAAGAAGGAGAAGATGCCTTTGATTATCTAGCTGAAGAATTTGTTGCAGTTCAAAAAACTTTCGCCAAAGCAGCACAAAATAGTGAAGCGATAATTACGTTTATAAATTAG